The DNA sequence CCGCATTTCCCAACAACAAACAGTACCATGCAACATGATTCACAGTTGCTGTCCCAGCAACATGTTCTACAACTCATCTTTTAACACGAAGTGTAGCAAGGTAGCAAGGTAGCAAGGCTATGATGACCCACTGATAACATCTCAACATCACGCAACACCGTGCAACATGACGCACTGATAACACCGCAACACCACGCAACATAAGACTCACACATAGCAAATCGTTATCCCTAAAGATACTGTGGTTTTTGTTGATAAAATTCGCTATGTGACAAACTAAAACTTGACCCACCCACCGTGCCAACAATAAAATGCACTCgctttgtttttcattttcagaGACCCAACGAGTGCCAGTGACGTCACTTTCTCCCAACAAGTCTCTGTTTGAGCATCTCCGGACAAACTTCCGAAATCGAGCTGAACAACCCGACAAAAAATCGACTGGAACCGGGTCAGGTTCGATTGAGAAAAGTAACGGAAGCTTGTTTAGTTCTGTATGTCTGAGTGGAGCCTCTAGCAGAGATGAAGCAAAGAACGACAACAAATTGACTGAAACCGAGTCGGGTTCGATTTGGAAAACTGACGGAAGCTTGTTTAGCTCTGTATGTCGGAGTGAGGCCGATAACGGAAATGAAGCAAAGAACGACAAGACATTATTTGAAACCGAGTCAGGTCCGATTGGGAAAACCGATGGAAGCTTTTTTAGCTCTGTGTGTCGGAGTGGGACCATTAACAGAAATGATGCAGCGAACGACAACAAATCGACAGAAACCGAGTCAGTTTCGATTGGGAAAACTAAGGGAAGCTTGTTTAGTTCTGTATCTCAGAGTGGGACCGTTAACAGGAATGAATATGAAGCAACGAACGACAACGACCTAGAATCTACAGGTAAGCCTGTACTCAACTATGCGAGATATAGTTACTTGATATTAACTCGCAATCATTAAATTTCAGGATCCAAAATACTTATGAAAGAAACTGACACTAGTCCTCCCCCAACAGGAAAAGGACCCTCTTTCCCTCCCCCGGAAGGTTGCATTAATCTCGATCGAGCCGAGCACTACACTGACAATTTTCCATTCACGGAGCGACTTAGATGGATCTCCAAACTCTCGCGTACTGTTGGCAAGGAGGGACCTGCTCGGAATGGTGCTGAAGCGAGGGACCAAAACCACCAGGTACTGGAAGCGCCAACATCTGTGGCCCTAAAGGCACCTTCTTATGCTGTGACTAAAACCGTCAGCTCGCCTTCACCGTTAGGCTCCTCTGTAAGTAGTAAAGAGAACTGTGTTGGCATGAGACCTGAGGCTATGGCATGTGCGACCTCATCTTGCGGATTACCTAGCTTGATCCGTGTGCAACCTGCTGACCACAATGTAATGCCGGCGCTGAGCCGGGTGGAGGCTGTTGAGCCTTTATGTCAGGCTTCATGTGTCAACCAAACGGCTCCGCCCAGCCTAAGCCGCGTCCAACCCCTCGATCGGAAGTTACCATCTACCTTGACAGATGTGATATCCGCTGACCGGGTGATTCCGATCAACGCTAGCCATAATCCGTCCGCTGACCTGCAATCAAGCAATCAACCGAACAAGACTGTAAGCACTGCAGTCCAACACAGGGTTCTCAATCTCGACAAAAAGACCAGAATGGGTATAGAAGTTAGTGGACTTAGAAATGGGAATACGTCTAGCACTGCAGGCCGTTTAGCTGCAGCTATAGGAAGCGATTTTCGTGTGGTTCCGACGTCCCAACGACAATGTGAGACTTCTAAGAGTTTTGTCAACCATAACGCTATTGGTAACATTGTCGGCAGCTTTAATGCTTCCGTGAACTCTTACGAAAGTCCCTTAAGAGTATTGGCGAGTCTCCATCGATCTAACGAGGTCAACGAAAATCGTACGGTTACTAGTCGATCACTGAGTATGCAACAGCAAGGGATTTCCCGACCGAGAACGAGTCGTTATCGAGTTGTTGAAGGCGCAATTGGTTGGGCTGACTCAAGGGTTGCGCCTGCAGTCACGCGGTTTGCGGAGTTGGATGGCAGTGCACGCACGCGCATACTCCATCGTTACGTTGATCGGCACGGCGCTGTTAAGAGTAACGTGTTTGCACTTGCACCTGCatcatcactacaatccaAAGTACCCTTAAGGCTTGGAGATGTCACCATGGTTACGCAACCTGTCATTCTCGTTCCACAACAAAATTCAAGCACAGGGCTACCAACCCATCCCAGATCGATTTTCAACAGCCCTAGTTACCCGGCGGATTATCGTGGGGATCCTGTGGTCAATTTATCTCCAAGTGTGAGAAGCAACAATGTTGTGAGGAAAACGGGTTTGTCTTGCTCTGAGCTAGTCTCGCCCTCTCCTACCATGTCAACAGTAAGCCCCAAGCGAACACTGGGGGTAGTAAATACAGCGGAAGTAAATGAACCAAATATTACAATACCGGAAGCAAGGTCTCCGCCGGTTATGCTCTTCCGGCCTGTATCCCCCAAACCCACGCATGCGCAAAGACACCTTGAAGACATGGACAAAGATGACCAAGCGTACGCGTACGCACTGAACGAATCCGCTAATAGCCCCGACATAGAGCGCATGCTCAGAGCCGAATCACCCACTTATGAGCATGCGCACAACTCTGACAATCAACATAAGGCCCTGTCGTATGGTCAGTGGTCACCTGCTAAGTTCGTTTTCACATCGACCGGGATCGTCCGGGCCTCGACCCGTAAAGTCGTCCCGAGTCCCTTGAGGCGATCTAAGGTCCCGCCCACTGTACCTGCGCAAAGGTTATTTAATGGGGATAGAGTAGAAAGCATTTGCAATGTCCAAAATCTTTCACGATGTCCAAAGATTTCTAATGCAACTGTTCTAGACAAGGAGAGTGTTCATACAGATGCTTCCAACGATGACAGCGAGGTGTTGAAGTCTCCTGTCGAGTGTCTCGAATCGTGTGTCGAATCGGAGTCGGATCAAAATAAGAAACGGAAAAACAGCTTAAACGTTATTAAGAAAAGACTCGAACCGAAGCTGCCTTCACCTGTGCGAGATCTGTGCACGAGTGATGGGGACCTTTATCGGGATCCTAGCGAGTTGACCCGCGAGGAACGGGCGCTTCAGAGAGCAATGCTGAGGTTTAGCGAGATGGAGAGGAGGGAGAGGGAAAAGCGTCAGGCTCGAGAGGAAGATTGGCGCAAGCGTAAAAGATGTTCTACCCAAGACGTAAGTGTAGTTACTTTACGTAAATGTTGTTACTAGACGTAAGTGTCGCTACTTGACGTGACGTAAATGTTGTTACGTGCCATAAGTGTTGCTACTTGGCGTAAGTGTTGCTACTTGTCGTACGTGTTACAGGACGTAAGTGTTTTTACTTGCagtatgtgtttttttacttacACTATTATTAGAGTTGCTTTGAACAGGTCGCCACATTTCCTTTATCTTCTAGTTTTTTAGCTTAGCGGCGCCGGTAATGCTGTTTTGCTCGCTTACCTGTAGCTTTGTTTTCCATTTATCAACTCATTCTCTTGGCCCATGTAGCTTCGCTTGCAATACATTAACATATTACTTGGAAACAACAGCCTCCCATAGAGAGAAAACGCCAATAATGGCAATCTATTAACTGACATATCGCGCACGTGTTAAGCAGCACGGCAAAACTCACAATCACtcaaatttgttttgaattgtTTGAGTGCCCGGTAAGAAGTCAAGACcgatctaaaaatattttccctTACTTCAGGGCGCATTACCTTAGAGATTCTCTCCTTCCAGGAATGTGCTTTGTGTTGCCCTAGTTTAACGTTATCTCCCCTTGCTCGCCCTCTACTGTTCCACAGAACTTTGCTAAACTTAGTGTTCGTGTCttggaatttattttttattttttacatttattccTGACCCTACCATGTCCTCGCCTCTGcactttgtttttgtcttgtttcCACTTTAGgtattttaaagaaatgtGTATGTAATTTCCTCCCTTAAGGTCGAAGATGAAGAAGTGAAACCACCGACGAAAGACGAGAAGAAAGACAGGGAGAAGAAGATGAAGTCTGAAAGTGCTCCTAAAAACATCTCCACATGTACTTCAAATTCCTGATAATTTCATTGCtatctttcattttttttgtcgttttctttttctcaggcatttttttttcttttctagcGAATTCAAGATGGTTTCAAAAGGTCAAGAAAAAGGTATGTTTAAAAAACAATGACGggtaatcacgtgactttggTGGCAAGCTCGCGCGCGCTCTGGCCCTTAGCGGCAAAATAGCAACATATAAAAGCAAATTACTCAGTGCTAACGAATCAGCCagaagcattttttttaacagaaagGGCTTATTCTCATAGAGAGATTTCATTCATTCCTCTTTGGCGTGTCTGGCACAGCtaattctgtgtttatttttgctaAAATTTGCCATCCAAAAAGTGACATGATTCCTTAGAGCAAATCGCCTACCACAATGATCAGAACGTTCAAACACATCTATTTTGATTAACGCATGTATCCAACTTTTACTTTTTTCGACTAATGCGAGACCTTCCCACTCTGTTGCTAAATGTTATCATGACTGTATGGACATGCCTTTGTTTTCCTGTTTTAGCAAAAGTTGTGGATATCACAAAGACATAAGGTCATGCAGAGAAAACCAGGTACATCACTTATCTTTAGAACCCCCTCTTACGGATGAtgtagacagcacgattttgTTGTATGCGACAActctacaactcgagtcgtaCAATGGaaatcagcctacgactccgctacgaCGCAACACCTCTATCACTcaagtcgtagagtgtaaatcagcccaCGACTCGCTACGACGCAACACCTCTATCACTcaagtcgtagagtgtaaatcagcctacgaccCTGCTATGATGCTcgactacgaaagtcgtagtgtgtaattcagggctaTGGCATGCCGTAGGCAGGCCGTATATGTGCTGTCTAAATTAGCCTTTACTAAACATCTAGTGAACCCATGATTGCATATGGTTGCGCTGTCTCCATATGCAACGAAGGTTTGATTTGATAGAAGTCTGAAGAAGACCCCTATAATGGAAAATTTGAAAGAGCTATTTAATATAGGGCTACAATTCGGGATAAATTCTAGACCTCTATTTATTTCCTCATTTCCTATACTTTgatcaatttgtttttgaagtTGTATCTGAGAAGCCCTTTTCTGGTTGCGCAAGCTAAACTTATAGAAACTTATTGTTCTGTTTAAGTAGTATCTGAGGATAACCTTGATAAGCAGACAGACTGCCCCATGGACGCACCGGATTCGAGTGACCCGACTTCCACAGCGGCCCCCTCTACCACGACAGTAACATCAACAGCAGTATGTGTTGCTAGATATACCAATGGGATGTGGGTGTTACAAGATATACCAATGGGGTGTGGGTGTTACAAGATATACCAATGGGGTGTGGGTGTTACAAGATATACCAATGGGGTGTGGGTGTTACAAGATATACCAATGGGGTGTGGGTGTTACAAGATATACCAATGGTATGTGGGTGTTACTAGAAATAAGACAGGATTTTATACTTAAATCCCCTCTTCTACCGCACTTCATTAACCTGCATTGTTGGGCGTAAAGGTGGCTGGCTTGTGGTACCATCTCTAGTGACGTCCCCTAGGTAAATATGGAGAGCGACATTTTGAGacctctgaaaaaaataataatctgaCCTGTCCTAGGATTGAACCCCGGTCCACTGGATTGAGAACCGAAGCTCTCAGTCGGGTTAGTCCATCGGGTTATCGATGGACAAGGGCATAGACAGGAAGATCTCCTGCCAACACCCTGCAACACTGCCCCCATCTCAGGGGGGAGTAAAAGAAGCggtgggagggtggggggggggagtgcaTATCTGAAAAGTCCTgattttatgaatatttactAACCTTGACGGGCCGTTAGCCCCGTAAAAAGCGCAGATGCTCTCACAATGTGATACGACTATTTCCaataacgttgtcagtgcaaatggtgAAATGATAGTTCCAAAGCCGAAGCTGATtgtgggtactaattattagTAGGCGTTAGAACTGTCTTTTGTCATTCGACATTTGTTGTTTGCACTGACAGCTTATTTTATCTCTAAATTACTCGCGTGAGGAATTCTATTCAACTTGCAACATACATGCATGCATTCTTCAATcctataaaaataaagatcTCGTGCGAGAgaatttgatattttataagttctaaaagttttaatttttattatttttttatagacaGCGTTGAATATAATTATACAACTTTCATCTGGGAACCCTCTAAACATAATAAAGTTTATTCACAAATCCTATTTTAGGACACCACTGTTCGcaagataaagaaaagaaaaaacacagGTAGGATAAAGTGTAGAAATGTTAAATTTCAAATACCCGCTGGATTTTACGCTACCACACAATACACGTAAGGCTAAGTCCAAACGtagtattatccatgagctgtATTCCATGCAAATACATGTAAAGATGAAACAATagacttgattcatttgcagCATTTGCATGGAATACGGCTCattacgacgtttgaacttagcctaaagCAGCTATTTCCATTGGCTTAACAAATAAATTTATCATTGAGATACTTCCAATCAAACACTCCCAGTTGTGGATCAAAGGGGATCGTTTGGAttgaaatttaaaacaaatatataaaagCTAAAATTCACAAATTGAACTCCTGCTATATTTGCTTTATATTTTTGTCGCTCTCGCTGTGTTGTTGTCTGGTGGCACTCGCTCGGTTCTCCCAAAGGAATTGCAAATTACCGGATGTCCTAAATATGCTAATTCCTTTCAGTTGCTTCACATCCTCGCTTCCATTTAAACCCGCCGATctccacccacccctccctgaAGAATATTGCTCTATTTATTGTACTAAGGATCCCGAGTTCCTTCTGTGAAAGCGTTAGTCCAGGGGTTTTGTGATCGTGTTTGCGTGATGATTGTGTTCGTTGCTCGCTGACCCGTCGTTCTGTTGACTAATTCATGATTTCATGAAAACACAGACAAGACAGACGACAAGGCACGTCCTAAAAAGAGGAAGAAATCCAAAAAGAAGATCGTGAAAACGGAGCCAGTAGAGGTAAAGCAATTACTACATCAATAGATTATATAGATTAGTATCTAGATTTATAGAAGGATAGCTAAATATATAGGATAGAACATTtaaatgattttatttactCTTTGAATATTCAAATATTGTGGATTGTTTTATTATCGTTGATTCAAAGTTTCCCAATCAGAGACGTATATTTAGGAGGGAATCTGTTATATACTTATCATTTAGTGATAATTCGTCAATTACATACTTTGTAACAATATGTTTAATATGTTTTTCGTTTTTCAGGTGTCGAGCGTTAAGGATCATGggaacacaggtataccattttaattttttaacatCGCCGACATTGTTCAGCATTCCTGGGAAGGTTTTTTAATAGGCTGTCAGTTAAAGTGGCACTTGCATGGTTACAGTAATTACCCTTCTATGCATGCGTCGTTTTCTGCTTGCGCTCATAGCGGCAATCGAACCAGTTAActtgagtaagtacgcagctgctttgtctcctattatctttgttctacaaaggagttcttttgtctctattcttctcgttctttgtgtcgaggtgcgggtgttgttcatttgcccaatcaaattgcagcttgtaagagctgcgtactgaccagtttacttccgttTGGCCGACGTAAACCTCAACCTTTAACAGAATAAAAGAATCTATCAGAATCTGCACTAtctaacaggccatccgttcTAAATTATTAGTCAGATGCTCGACGAAActttcaaaaatatttttcgcgtattttgttaaaaatcatcggaaaTTGACCGGaattgaccggaagtaaactggtgatttTGCCGCTTTATGTTTGACCAGGGAAGTGCACTATCcggttctcacttgtgttcGTCCTCTTGCGCTTATGTTGCAATAAAGGATAAAATAAATGAGAATCATGACCTTAAAGCCTTGAATACCCTTCCTGCTTGCATTACATAAGCATGTCATCAATTGATATTTcagcggttttttttttacaatattagACGAGTCTGCAAATGCCGAGATGTCGATTGAAGAGAAGAAAGAACGAAAGAGGAAAATACTTATGAAGAAGAAACTGAAAGAGCAGAAAATGCGTAGAGAAAAGCGACTGAAAAGAGAACACTCCCACCTGACCGAGGCGCAGACCACGCCTGAGgtgaggggggagagggtggtGTGAGGGAAGTGGACGGCAGAGGAAGGGATGAGGATGGGAAGGAAGGAGGATGAAGGAGGAGTAGACAACagggctggggggggggggctgaagGAAAGACGTAGGGAGAGCAGGAAGGGGTATGTCTGTGATGGAATAAGGATATGTGAGGGGTAATGGGAGGGGCTGAAGGAAAGACGTAAGGAGA is a window from the Nematostella vectensis chromosome 9, jaNemVect1.1, whole genome shotgun sequence genome containing:
- the LOC5505435 gene encoding uncharacterized protein LOC5505435 isoform X2 gives rise to the protein MPSDNDLRKCEVPDSHVNTQGTPHQDPNTLAQPSKTGDRRFNMEDVEDGMKASVCRESRDDVTAVRARGTRNVFESLRQQPFKRQVPQEGIQARTPLVNGEPTENPSQQSSDSRNEDITEHGINNASFTIGSGSGAVNSNTLSSVKRSGTVGTSGMADTADCLPNSVDRSKEGIEIAVAGTDARLSTPIVVDKTSHPSDDALGGAVSEINRLTPNVGKSLKDKRVSNAKVFDGILGRAPDSTTETARSSADSSSRQLSIFEKVSSNSLVVERSGKTADQNCVSVNSTSTEVNTLSRPDSTTPGDYEQVRASSTYDTTLGLERTQTQTQRVPVTSLSPNKSLFEHLRTNFRNRAEQPDKKSTGTGSGSIEKSNGSLFSSVCLSGASSRDEAKNDNKLTETESGSIWKTDGSLFSSVCRSEADNGNEAKNDKTLFETESGPIGKTDGSFFSSVCRSGTINRNDAANDNKSTETESVSIGKTKGSLFSSVSQSGTVNRNEYEATNDNDLESTGSKILMKETDTSPPPTGKGPSFPPPEGCINLDRAEHYTDNFPFTERLRWISKLSRTVGKEGPARNGAEARDQNHQVLEAPTSVALKAPSYAVTKTVSSPSPLGSSVSSKENCVGMRPEAMACATSSCGLPSLIRVQPADHNVMPALSRVEAVEPLCQASCVNQTAPPSLSRVQPLDRKLPSTLTDVISADRVIPINASHNPSADLQSSNQPNKTVSTAVQHRVLNLDKKTRMGIEVSGLRNGNTSSTAGRLAAAIGSDFRVVPTSQRQCETSKSFVNHNAIGNIVGSFNASVNSYESPLRVLASLHRSNEVNENRTVTSRSLSMQQQGISRPRTSRYRVVEGAIGWADSRVAPAVTRFAELDGSARTRILHRYVDRHGAVKSNVFALAPASSLQSKVPLRLGDVTMVTQPVILVPQQNSSTGLPTHPRSIFNSPSYPADYRGDPVVNLSPSVRSNNVVRKTGLSCSELVSPSPTMSTVSPKRTLGVVNTAEVNEPNITIPEARSPPVMLFRPVSPKPTHAQRHLEDMDKDDQAYAYALNESANSPDIERMLRAESPTYEHAHNSDNQHKALSYGQWSPAKFVFTSTGIVRASTRKVVPSPLRRSKVPPTVPAQRLFNGDRVESICNVQNLSRCPKISNATVLDKESVHTDASNDDSEVLKSPVECLESCVESESDQNKKRKNSLNVIKKRLEPKLPSPVRDLCTSDGDLYRDPSELTREERALQRAMLRFSEMERREREKRQAREEDWRKRKRCSTQDVEDEEVKPPTKDEKKDREKKMKSESAPKNISTSNSRWFQKVKKKQKLWISQRHKVMQRKPVVSEDNLDKQTDCPMDAPDSSDPTSTAAPSTTTVTSTADTTVRKIKKRKNTDKTDDKARPKKRKKSKKKIVKTEPVEVSSVKDHGNTDESANAEMSIEEKKERKRKILMKKKLKEQKMRREKRLKREHSHLTEAQTTPEMSPYCHARQNTRDFKAHANAKAKVKTYMLVASYQGFKDFQPVVMESRTRRRGTHTLQAAEPEAPTSKPEFPLLVVESVNSKPVKERVVAESEEVQKLVTECLRKRGMWRGDELEQALKREEAALGDEAIRLRDSRKLTVNRTTGETILHKAARLGYHEVVKQCILQGADPTAKDNAGWTPLHEACARGKLEVVKVLAQYGADVNAHSNDGIRPLHDAAEGGHVEVLRLLLTYGADPMLATYAGNTAYACAKEPKTKRLLKEYILDIGHGRLEDYQDVTDGWSFGGSCSFMDNSTASDRYSGIWREAPPLTEICEPEFEVSDQPHLPTYNLPVMKDGVVIGRKNYMLLDDLYEKSGVAKTTLQKRLRSVESLEMPWAEFMDFVSESSLYNKPPDPPAGTSDCAPVARLVPLNYTARRLLNIRIEPCR
- the LOC5505435 gene encoding uncharacterized protein LOC5505435 isoform X3, whose translation is MPSDNDLRKCEVPDSHVNTQGTPHQDPNTLAQPSKTGDRRFNMEDVEDGMKASVCRESRDDVTAVRARGTRNVFESLRQQPFKRQVPQEGIQARTPLVNGEPTENPSQQSSDSRNEDITEHGINNASFTIGSGSGAVNSNTLSSVKRSGTVGTSGMADTADCLPNSVDRSKEGIEIAVAGTDARLSTPIVVDKTSHPSDDALGGAVSEINRLTPNVGKSLKDKRVSNAKVFDGILGRAPDSTTETARSSADSSSRQLSIFEKVSSNSLVVERSGKTADQNCVSVNSTSTEVNTLSRPDSTTPGDYEQVRASSTYDTTLGLERTQTQTQRVPVTSLSPNKSLFEHLRTNFRNRAEQPDKKSTGTGSGSIEKSNGSLFSSVCLSGASSRDEAKNDNKLTETESGSIWKTDGSLFSSVCRSEADNGNEAKNDKTLFETESGPIGKTDGSFFSSVCRSGTINRNDAANDNKSTETESVSIGKTKGSLFSSVSQSGTVNRNEYEATNDNDLESTGSKILMKETDTSPPPTGKGPSFPPPEGCINLDRAEHYTDNFPFTERLRWISKLSRTVGKEGPARNGAEARDQNHQVLEAPTSVALKAPSYAVTKTVSSPSPLGSSVSSKENCVGMRPEAMACATSSCGLPSLIRVQPADHNVMPALSRVEAVEPLCQASCVNQTAPPSLSRVQPLDRKLPSTLTDVISADRVIPINASHNPSADLQSSNQPNKTVSTAVQHRVLNLDKKTRMGIEVSGLRNGNTSSTAGRLAAAIGSDFRVVPTSQRQCETSKSFVNHNAIGNIVGSFNASVNSYESPLRVLASLHRSNEVNENRTVTSRSLSMQQQGISRPRTSRYRVVEGAIGWADSRVAPAVTRFAELDGSARTRILHRYVDRHGAVKSNVFALAPASSLQSKVPLRLGDVTMVTQPVILVPQQNSSTGLPTHPRSIFNSPSYPADYRGDPVVNLSPSVRSNNVVRKTGLSCSELVSPSPTMSTVSPKRTLGVVNTAEVNEPNITIPEARSPPVMLFRPVSPKPTHAQRHLEDMDKDDQAYAYALNESANSPDIERMLRAESPTYEHAHNSDNQHKALSYGQWSPAKFVFTSTGIVRASTRKVVPSPLRRSKVPPTVPAQRLFNGDRVESICNVQNLSRCPKISNATVLDKESVHTDASNDDSEVLKSPVECLESCVESESDQNKKRKNSLNVIKKRLEPKLPSPVRDLCTSDGDLYRDPSELTREERALQRAMLRFSEMERREREKRQAREEDWRKRKRCSTQDVEDEEVKPPTKDEKKDREKKMKSESAPKNISTSNSRWFQKVKKKQKLWISQRHKVMQRKPVSEDNLDKQTDCPMDAPDSSDPTSTAAPSTTTVTSTADTTVRKIKKRKNTDKTDDKARPKKRKKSKKKIVKTEPVEVSSVKDHGNTDESANAEMSIEEKKERKRKILMKKKLKEQKMRREKRLKREHSHLTEAQTTPEMSPYCHARQNTRDFKAHANAKAKVKTYMLVASYQGFKDFQPVVMESRTRRRGTHTLQAAEPEAPTSKPEFPLLVVESVNSKPVKERVVAESEEVQKLVTECLRKRGMWRGDELEQALKREEAALGDEAIRLRDSRKLTVNRTTGETILHKAARLGYHEVVKQCILQGADPTAKDNAGWTPLHEACARGKLEVVKVLAQYGADVNAHSNDGIRPLHDAAEGGHVEVLRLLLTYGADPMLATYAGNTAYACAKEPKTKRLLKEYILDIGHGRLEDYQDVTDGWSFGGSCSFMDNSTASDRYSGIWREAPPLTEICEPEFEVSDQPHLPTYNLPVMKDGVVIGRKNYMLLDDLYEKSGVAKTTLQKRLRSVESLEMPWAEFMDFVSESSLYNKPPDPPAGTSDCAPVARLVPLNYTARRLLNIRIEPCR
- the LOC5505435 gene encoding uncharacterized protein LOC5505435 isoform X4; its protein translation is MPSDNDLRKCEVPDSHVNTQGTPHQDPNTLAQPSKTGDRRFNMEDVEDGMKASVCRESRDDVTAVRARGTRNVFESLRQQPFKRQVPQEGIQARTPLVNGEPTENPSQQSSDSRNEDITEHGINNASFTIGSGSGAVNSNTLSSVKRSGTVGTSGMADTADCLPNSVDRSKEGIEIAVAGTDARLSTPIVVDKTSHPSDDALGGAVSEINRLTPNVGKSLKDKRVSNAKVFDGILGRAPDSTTETARSSADSSSRQLSIFEKVSSNSLVVERSGKTADQNCVSVNSTSTEVNTLSRPDSTTPGDYEQVRASSTYDTTLGLERTQTQTQRVPVTSLSPNKSLFEHLRTNFRNRAEQPDKKSTGTGSGSIEKSNGSLFSSVCLSGASSRDEAKNDNKLTETESGSIWKTDGSLFSSVCRSEADNGNEAKNDKTLFETESGPIGKTDGSFFSSVCRSGTINRNDAANDNKSTETESVSIGKTKGSLFSSVSQSGTVNRNEYEATNDNDLESTGKGPSFPPPEGCINLDRAEHYTDNFPFTERLRWISKLSRTVGKEGPARNGAEARDQNHQVLEAPTSVALKAPSYAVTKTVSSPSPLGSSVSSKENCVGMRPEAMACATSSCGLPSLIRVQPADHNVMPALSRVEAVEPLCQASCVNQTAPPSLSRVQPLDRKLPSTLTDVISADRVIPINASHNPSADLQSSNQPNKTVSTAVQHRVLNLDKKTRMGIEVSGLRNGNTSSTAGRLAAAIGSDFRVVPTSQRQCETSKSFVNHNAIGNIVGSFNASVNSYESPLRVLASLHRSNEVNENRTVTSRSLSMQQQGISRPRTSRYRVVEGAIGWADSRVAPAVTRFAELDGSARTRILHRYVDRHGAVKSNVFALAPASSLQSKVPLRLGDVTMVTQPVILVPQQNSSTGLPTHPRSIFNSPSYPADYRGDPVVNLSPSVRSNNVVRKTGLSCSELVSPSPTMSTVSPKRTLGVVNTAEVNEPNITIPEARSPPVMLFRPVSPKPTHAQRHLEDMDKDDQAYAYALNESANSPDIERMLRAESPTYEHAHNSDNQHKALSYGQWSPAKFVFTSTGIVRASTRKVVPSPLRRSKVPPTVPAQRLFNGDRVESICNVQNLSRCPKISNATVLDKESVHTDASNDDSEVLKSPVECLESCVESESDQNKKRKNSLNVIKKRLEPKLPSPVRDLCTSDGDLYRDPSELTREERALQRAMLRFSEMERREREKRQAREEDWRKRKRCSTQDVEDEEVKPPTKDEKKDREKKMKSESAPKNISTSNSRWFQKVKKKQKLWISQRHKVMQRKPVVSEDNLDKQTDCPMDAPDSSDPTSTAAPSTTTVTSTADTTVRKIKKRKNTDKTDDKARPKKRKKSKKKIVKTEPVEVSSVKDHGNTDESANAEMSIEEKKERKRKILMKKKLKEQKMRREKRLKREHSHLTEAQTTPEMSPYCHARQNTRDFKAHANAKAKVKTYMLVASYQGFKDFQPVVMESRTRRRGTHTLQAAEPEAPTSKPEFPLLVVESVNSKPVKERVVAESEEVQKLVTECLRKRGMWRGDELEQALKREEAALGDEAIRLRDSRKLTVNRTTGETILHKAARLGYHEVVKQCILQGADPTAKDNAGWTPLHEACARGKLEVVKVLAQYGADVNAHSNDGIRPLHDAAEGGHVEVLRLLLTYGADPMLATYAGNTAYACAKEPKTKRLLKEYILDIGHGRLEDYQDVTDGWSFGGSCSFMDNSTASDRYSGIWREAPPLTEICEPEFEVSDQPHLPTYNLPVMKDGVVIGRKNYMLLDDLYEKSGVAKTTLQKRLRSVESLEMPWAEFMDFVSESSLYNKPPDPPAGTSDCAPVARLVPLNYTARRLLNIRIEPCR